The DNA window AggactgtttgtatgtgttggtTCTAGCTAGTGGGTATTTGAGGTGAGAGCCAGAGAGGAAGGCCTGGGACTCAGGCTGGGGGGGATGAGTACCATGTGTCCCATCTCGTGCCAAGCGGGGCGGCAAACCTGTGAagttacatttttttgcatgttgGTTAACaagcatgcgtgcatgcatccatgcacacatacaacccACAGAACACTAGTAAACACCACTCATCAGCATTTTGCGCAGAGTGTACGCTGCTTTGGAACTCCGACGGAGTACCCTACTGTCACTACAGTTGTGTGTATGCTATGACTTCCATACCAACGGTCCTGGCTCTTTGGCGTTGCGGTCAAGCTGCAGAGTTAGCACCCCGATGACCCCGTGTTCAAGACCTGGTGGGGTAACTGCTCTGTCCCTTCGGTACAGGAACCCTTTTCATGTGACGCCAAAGTTATTGTAATATGCTGCGTTACatttagttgtgtgtgtttgtgtttcattacTGGCTCACGTGACTGGGTATGAGGTATGATTGTAGTgcaatacactatattgccaaaagtattggggtACTTACCTTGACTCGCATATTAACTTTAgtgacatcctattcttaattcaTAGTGTTTAATATGATTTCGgcccaccctttgcagctataaccgcttcaactcttctgggaaggctttccacaagatcCAGGAGTGTTTATGAAATCTTTTTGACCATTCTCCCAGAAGCGTGTTTGTctggtcacacactgatgttggacgaggagactggctctcagtcttcAATCtaatctcaaaggtgttctattgggttgaggtcaggactctgtgggccagtcaagttcattcacaccaaactctgtcatccatgtctttgtggaccttgctttgtgcaatggtgcacagtcatgttggagcaggaagtggccatccccaaactgttctcacaaagttgggagcaggaattgtccaaaatctcttggttaatgctgaagcattcagagttcatttcagtggaactaaggggccaagtcCAGGTCAGGGAtggtcacttcctgttccaacatgactgtgcatcattgcacaaagcaaggacacctttgggatgaattagagtggaaaCTGAGAGcaagtctcctcgtccaacatcagtgtgtgacctcacaaatgcgcttctggagaAATGGTTGAAAATACACATGAATAATACAGTCCTTctaagccttcccagaagagttgaaggtCTTATAGcagcaaagagtggaccgacgtcatattaaaccctatggattaaaaatgggatgtcacttgagttcatatgcgagttttggcaatatagtgtatgtacaGTGGTTCAGTGTATAACTGCGTCTatctgtctccctgtgtgtgtgttcagagccaGCCTCTTCCCATCCCTCTGAATGGAGTCCACACTCGTCTCCGACACAGTGAGGAGAAACTGGACCAGGAGCTAGAGACCATCTTTAAACAGCACTCACTATTGCAAGAtgtaagaatacacacacacgcgcgcgcgcacacacactacaattcGGAGATGCTCACTCAAGATAGCTCACTtagtctctcacactcacacaccccatctctctcgctcacacacacaccatctgtctCACCACTCCCTACTGCAGCTCTCAGACCTAAAGGAACCGTAAGCGTTTCTACGTGATTTCTCACAATCCGCTAGTTCTCTATTCCGTGAGTACACTGTGAAAACAACCCTGGTCTTTGTGCACGGCCTTGGCTCTGTGAGCGGGAAGCAAAGCGGAAAGTGGAGCAAGTCTGTCTTACCAAACTATATTATGagtattccagccaatcaccgaAAGGGGAGAGCGGGAGATTGGTAGAAGGAAACATGGATGTCATCCAGAATCTCTTgcgccttcacacacacacacacacacacacacacacactcttctgcagTGCCTTCTGCAGTGCCGCACTGTCACTGCTTTCTGATGTAAAACATCCCCACATTTAATATTTGATTTTGAAAAGCAGATGTGTGGGGCAATATCCGGTTATACTGTATTTTTAGTTGCTATGTAAACCTCAGTCTTGGTCTTTGTATGTctgacctctctccctctccccctctccctcgtgtgtgtgtgtgtgtgtgtgtgtagttcctgGTCCCTAACGGCCGTAGAGGTCCAGTACCCCCATACTGCAACTGCTGCAGCGAGCATCAGAcgtgcctctcctcctccccctctccttcctcttctcccgCCACATCGgtactctcctcttcctcctcctcctcctcctctcttgatCTGTCTTTGCCCTCGTCTCCTGTGACCTGCACCCAGGACCCTGTCAGAGGTGAGACCATCCACCAGTATCTCTGACTTTGGGGCTAACGGGGACCATGCACAGGTCAATATGTTGAGCAATCTTGCAGGACGTTGTTGCCAAGCAGTGTTGAGAACACTTGGAATCGACTGTATGGTTGCCCGGCAACACGACTCAACAAGTTGCCCCATATCTCAAATTAAACGTATTTTTataaatgaaaatatgaaacacctatactttaaaaaaagtaaaacagaAGTGCCAAAATGCTTTTCAGGGTATTGAAGGAGAAAATGATTTGGGTCATAGAAACTGAAAAAGAGGATAACTTGCGTTAATGCGTAGTGTTTAGTAGTCAGGGTTTTCCACTAAAGTAGCATTTACGATGTTGtgatgtgtgcatgcaagtgtgtgcacatgcactaTATGCATTTAACTTGTTTGAACCATGGATTGGGCAGATTTTGAAGAAAAcatgtcatgacacatgaaccttaacttgtcatgacaaaaaccgaatgGCAGAAGCGTtatgtcataaacgtttatgacttgtttataatgtttgacATGTTCATCATGACACTGTGCGTtccatgtcactcttatgtagatgccttcaagtaaagtgtaaccgaATGTTTTCTAATACTGGCGGAAAAAAAGCTTTTGCACTTTTGTGAtgctttcctcttcttctctttcctttGCACCCCAGAGGTGTGTGGGGAAGATGGGCTCTCTGCTCTTCCGCTGCTGGGCTCTCTGAGTCTGGACGACAGGGACGCCTCTGCCCCCCCTGGGGTCACTCTGTCTGGGGACGACCAGCATGACTCTGCCCCCTCTCTAGGCCTGGTGGTTGGGGTAGACGGGGACTCCTCTGCCCCCAATCTTGGtcctgtgtgtggggaggacgGGCCCCTGGCcctattctcctcctccccccgtcCCAACAAGAGTGTGTGCTTCCAGAGGGAGCCGCCCGAGGGTTGCGAGAAGGTCCCGGTGTGCGAGGAAGTCATGtgagtgttcacacacacacacacacacacacacacgaagacatGTGTTGCATACACAGAGCTACCCAAAGGCACACGTATGCAGGCGGACTCACCCGCATTATGGCTTCAGGGGGTGTTCCGATTTAAACTTCCCAATCTTGACTGGGAAATTACAACAGGGAAAATGTaatcatacagtatctgtggtGTGTTCTAGAGCATGGAAACCCGACCGAAGCCCGACGGGACCCGTCGGAACCCGACGGGTTCGGTCAGAGTCGGACAAATATTTAGAACTTATGTTCGGGCTCGGGTCGGACCCGGACACATCAGCGCGAtaagacatttgaaatgtaaaatgaaaaacaacttaTTTCACTTGATGTTCGTTTTTGTGATAGGTTTGTAATAGATTATCCTGATAATCCTGATTCCTGATCCTAACAGCATAACATATTTCCTCCTGTGCGCGAGATTTTTCTATTGCGTGCGACAAcgaaacatgtaggctacagtacctaAGTGCAGTTGTGAGCTGTGCTAAGATGGAAGATTGCAAACAGAAGTTAGTTTAAGACCATCAAAAATGAGAGAGGAAAGTTATAGCatgtagacatagcctacataactgcCCGGCCTCTTGTTCTAACTtcttgctccgtgtgtgtgcgctcatggcTCCGCTTATCTGTGCCGACGTTTCCAAATGCCTTTCAATTGATTGATACAATCGGACTTACCACACAAGCAATATCCACGTGTGTCATTAGCATGCCTATGAAAATAGCGTGATTTGAACTGTGTCGGGCCCGGTTGGATTCGGACACAAATATCTTAATGCTCTTAAAAAAATCGGCCCGATCCACACTCTAGTGTGTTCCCAAACTCTCTATTGCAGTCTCCATCTATTGGACAGAGAAGGTATTGCATAATACCATTGCCTTTGTTTTAGAAAATATTAGGTGGGATTTTCACAtattgtgtacagtacatgtcttaTGTGTAATATCAATGTTATGTCTCCCAACATTTTTAATAGGCTATTGCTCTTGCATTTTAAAGGCACACTGTGCAATATTTGTACCTCAATATAACCTCTACGATGCCAATTCGATGGTAAATGAACTTGTAATAGGGGAACTGTTCACCTTGCATAGCCATAGAGCATAGCTGTAGTGGGACGCTACCGAGAGAACCAGCGATACAACCCCAAGACTTCTCGCGAGAATCGTACAACATTACCTTGTTAGTAGATATAGGTCTTAGGAGATGCCTGTTGTCTGTTAGTCCTTTGCGTCCAGAACAGTATTCCCATTGTGTACAGGTGGAACAAGCCATGAGAGCCAGCCTGTTTACAACAGTAAAGTAAAATATGGACATATTGCgactgcatagtgtacctttaatatTGGGTTTGTCTACAtgtgttgagagtgtgtttagcattattatttaatttgatcTAATTAAATGAATTACATCTAATTGTATtttccattttgtttgtttgtttgtcctgtAGGTTATCAGTCAAGTCCCAGTCCCATGCACTTCCCTCTTGCCCTGACCCAGATAAGGTCAACTTCACACCACGGAGAGGCTCCACTTTCTGCCCTGTCAGTCTGCACAAGCCCCTCCCGTCCTCCATGGACTTCCTGTTTCACAGCCTGTCAGTGTCGCCTATATCAGAGCTGGCAGGACGCACGGGGACAGGAAGGCCCACTCCTGACTCTGCTGCCActaccaagagagagagatgccgtgAGCAAGAGTGCGATGGGTAgcgtagctctgtgtgtgtctctctgtgtgtgtgtgtgtgtgtgtgtgtgtgtgtgtgtgtgtgtgtctctgtgtctgtgtgtctgtgagggggGTGTTGTGAGTGCTATTAATTCATGGT is part of the Sardina pilchardus chromosome 22, fSarPil1.1, whole genome shotgun sequence genome and encodes:
- the LOC134069904 gene encoding protein FAM117A-like gives rise to the protein MCSRGGVGVARGSSGLQPMKATVPFQLNNNSISKPQPALRDAKPVSEKPLWCSLTGQNPHSHSLDAIVGPYLHGHWPKEGAHYKKDKSTQTPASWADNQQCNPGGGSHKRSASWGSAAHKEGLRQRQQQQCAVVLGGSLDRRRIHAVTQAGSGSPPWITQSQPLPIPLNGVHTRLRHSEEKLDQELETIFKQHSLLQDFLVPNGRRGPVPPYCNCCSEHQTCLSSSPSPSSSPATSVLSSSSSSSSSLDLSLPSSPVTCTQDPVREVCGEDGLSALPLLGSLSLDDRDASAPPGVTLSGDDQHDSAPSLGLVVGVDGDSSAPNLGPVCGEDGPLALFSSSPRPNKSVCFQREPPEGCEKVPVCEEVMLSVKSQSHALPSCPDPDKVNFTPRRGSTFCPVSLHKPLPSSMDFLFHSLSVSPISELAGRTGTGRPTPDSAATTKRERCREQECDG